In one window of Bradyrhizobium sp. AZCC 1721 DNA:
- a CDS encoding ring-cleaving dioxygenase: MQLGGIHHLTAISAKPRENLAFYTGLLGMRLVKKTVNQDDVSAYHLFYADGKANPGTDLTFFDFPAAPERRGTNSISRTGLRVAGEKTLGYWRDRLKKAGAAARDIIEVDGRLTLPFEDGEGQRLVLVDDGGVGPASPWERSPVPVEHQIRGLGPIVLTVHELSRIAFVLTEVMNMRRVREYAAHGAEIHVFEMGEAKGQSNPAAELHVIEAKGLAVAQQGAGGVHHVAFRTPDEAQYHAWTQRLNQFRIPNSGEIDRFYFRSLYFREPNGILFEIATDGPGFATDEPMETLGEKLALPPFLEPRRAAIEAGLKPIS, from the coding sequence GCCTGCTCGGCATGCGGCTGGTGAAGAAGACCGTCAACCAGGACGACGTCAGCGCCTATCACCTGTTCTATGCCGACGGCAAAGCCAATCCCGGCACCGATCTCACCTTCTTCGATTTTCCCGCGGCTCCCGAACGTCGCGGAACCAATTCGATCTCGCGCACCGGGCTGCGCGTCGCCGGCGAGAAGACCCTCGGTTACTGGCGGGATCGCCTCAAGAAGGCGGGCGCAGCGGCCCGCGATATCATCGAAGTCGACGGCCGGCTGACGCTGCCGTTCGAGGACGGCGAGGGGCAGCGGCTGGTGCTGGTCGACGATGGCGGTGTGGGGCCGGCCTCGCCATGGGAGCGCAGCCCAGTGCCCGTCGAGCACCAGATCCGCGGCCTCGGTCCGATCGTGCTGACCGTGCACGAGCTGTCACGCATCGCCTTCGTACTGACCGAGGTCATGAACATGCGTCGCGTGCGCGAGTATGCCGCCCACGGTGCCGAGATTCATGTGTTCGAGATGGGCGAGGCAAAGGGACAGAGTAACCCCGCCGCCGAATTGCACGTGATCGAAGCCAAGGGTTTAGCCGTCGCGCAGCAGGGCGCCGGCGGCGTGCACCATGTCGCATTCCGCACGCCGGACGAGGCGCAGTACCACGCCTGGACCCAGCGCCTGAACCAGTTTCGCATCCCCAACAGCGGCGAGATCGACCGCTTCTATTTCCGCAGCCTCTATTTCCGCGAGCCCAACGGCATCCTGTTCGAGATCGCGACGGATGGCCCGGGATTTGCGACGGACGAGCCGATGGAAACGCTGGGCGAAAAGCTTGCGCTGCCGCCGTTCCTGGAGCCGCGACGGGCAGCGATCGAGGCGGGGCTGAAGCCGATTTCGTAG